A genomic stretch from Terriglobus sp. RCC_193 includes:
- a CDS encoding arginine repressor: MKQQRQSAIRELLVMTAIVSQDELRKKLQKRGFTVTQATLSRDFHELRVYKGPNGYALPGDLDEEDDDPGIKETLFNFGLEVKQAQNLLVLITRTSGAQPVAAALDYEDWPEMLGTIAGDDTVLVICADSKGAAALKTRMEELIG; encoded by the coding sequence ATGAAACAGCAGCGCCAATCAGCAATTCGCGAGCTTCTGGTGATGACGGCAATCGTCAGCCAGGACGAGCTGCGCAAGAAGCTGCAGAAGCGCGGATTCACCGTGACCCAGGCCACGCTGTCGCGCGATTTCCATGAGCTTCGCGTCTACAAGGGACCGAATGGTTATGCGTTACCCGGCGATCTGGATGAAGAGGATGACGATCCCGGCATCAAGGAAACACTGTTCAACTTTGGCCTGGAAGTGAAGCAGGCTCAAAATCTTCTCGTTCTCATTACACGCACCAGTGGAGCGCAGCCTGTGGCCGCCGCCCTGGATTACGAAGATTGGCCGGAAATGCTGGGCACGATTGCCGGCGACGACACGGTCCTTGTCATCTGCGCCGACAGCAAAGGCGCTGCCGCGCTGAAAACGCGCATGGAAGAGTTGATCGGATGA